From the genome of Paenibacillus sp. JQZ6Y-1, one region includes:
- a CDS encoding VanZ family protein, which translates to MDIQGILSALLPLLPKVIVIAFVVLGIIALLYVLYRKKGGKRTFTMTQLAAGCLLIMWFGLVMILTTFSRGANFEGWVNVRLFSGYLSAWNQWSLSEFQLIIFNMMMFMPLGFLLPLLFMRMRRFTPVLLASLIVTIGIELIQMLSGRGIFELDDIFHNTLGSVAGYLIMQAILNSAQQRKLAIRSTALALCIPVAFVLLFTSALAVYQSKELGNLSIRPAIKQNMNGVEVKLDAKLPEKAEMASLYVNDQIYNVEYGKRVAAFVQQSFELQEKQANRIDGMNRVWLFADPNGNLSTFTYNVQDGGWQLYSESAGEMKFSKQELIKQKEFYEAWLLEHKILPADTVFSVQNEDTLRWDIQKPVNAIAQGEKDFANGMVIIVPSAVGQKIPQSFIHFMNENKYVRKVKLISPAQAYEQVLQGNFSIYNDLKKGDLLRVQQYELAYKYDSKGYYQPVYRFIGTVNGEQWETFIPAMSNG; encoded by the coding sequence ATGGATATTCAAGGGATACTTAGCGCGCTATTACCGCTTCTACCGAAGGTAATCGTGATCGCATTCGTCGTTTTAGGCATCATCGCCCTTTTGTATGTGTTATACCGCAAAAAGGGTGGCAAGAGAACATTCACAATGACACAGCTTGCAGCAGGTTGCTTGCTGATCATGTGGTTTGGCTTGGTCATGATATTAACCACATTCAGCCGAGGAGCGAATTTTGAGGGATGGGTGAATGTTCGATTGTTTAGCGGTTATCTGAGTGCTTGGAATCAATGGTCACTCAGCGAGTTTCAGCTTATTATATTTAATATGATGATGTTCATGCCGCTGGGCTTTTTGTTGCCGCTGCTGTTCATGCGAATGCGGCGCTTTACTCCGGTGCTGTTGGCTTCTCTGATCGTCACCATCGGTATTGAGCTGATCCAGATGCTTAGCGGAAGAGGCATCTTTGAGCTGGATGATATTTTCCACAATACGCTTGGCAGTGTAGCAGGTTACTTGATCATGCAGGCGATTCTAAACAGTGCGCAGCAGCGCAAGTTAGCGATCCGATCCACAGCGCTTGCACTCTGTATTCCGGTCGCTTTTGTCCTATTGTTCACCAGTGCATTAGCCGTGTATCAGTCCAAAGAGCTGGGGAATCTCTCGATTCGACCAGCAATCAAGCAGAACATGAACGGCGTTGAGGTTAAGCTGGATGCCAAGCTTCCCGAGAAGGCAGAGATGGCTTCCCTCTATGTGAATGATCAAATTTACAATGTGGAGTATGGGAAGCGTGTGGCAGCATTTGTGCAGCAGTCCTTCGAATTGCAGGAGAAGCAAGCCAATCGCATCGATGGGATGAATCGAGTCTGGTTATTCGCCGATCCGAATGGTAATCTATCTACCTTCACTTATAACGTACAGGACGGTGGATGGCAGTTGTATAGCGAGAGCGCAGGAGAGATGAAGTTCAGTAAGCAAGAACTGATCAAGCAGAAAGAGTTCTATGAAGCATGGCTGCTTGAGCATAAGATTTTGCCTGCTGACACTGTATTCAGCGTACAGAACGAGGATACGCTAAGATGGGACATCCAAAAACCAGTAAACGCTATCGCTCAGGGCGAAAAGGATTTTGCCAATGGGATGGTTATCATTGTGCCTTCTGCGGTTGGTCAGAAGATACCTCAGAGTTTCATTCATTTTATGAATGAAAATAAATATGTACGCAAGGTCAAGCTCATCAGCCCGGCACAAGCGTACGAACAAGTGCTTCAGGGGAATTTCTCCATATATAATGATCTGAAAAAAGGCGATCTGCTGCGCGTTCAACAATATGAGCTTGCGTACAAATATGATTCCAAAGGATATTACCAACCAGTATATCGCTTCATTGGAACGGTAAACGGAGAACAGTGGGAAACGTTCATACCAGCTATGTCGAATGGTTAG
- a CDS encoding YndJ family transporter, protein MRHLQQPMIKSFPVSTILGAILIIVIFSVDYFQLELVEIFLLFAAFVIVPLVITLLNYEEKSTLQRNIYTAMKWFQFPAALLALASMMSSKVWGLEGTSIPGTLSLGWLLLTLLLGLYGIATIALHKRKIAELAIGAGLVYFFVGGIWFTLYQYQWTLFQANPATHALSSVHFHFSSAIVPIFIGMLGRIMTKKSWYPWVVAIDIIGPILIAIGMIFSKPIEYVGVTLFACNIAIYTTYLLTYLKRNPLYKQAALFLILSCLAFYTIVVISMFYPLLKRRLDLTILDFIPIYGALHAFGFVLCGLIGWVFMVGSMKKHAPVPGGG, encoded by the coding sequence ATGCGCCATTTGCAGCAGCCAATGATCAAGTCATTCCCCGTATCGACCATTCTAGGTGCAATCCTTATCATTGTTATATTCTCTGTCGATTATTTTCAATTGGAGCTTGTCGAAATATTTCTACTATTTGCGGCTTTTGTGATTGTCCCTCTGGTCATTACACTATTGAACTATGAAGAAAAAAGTACCTTACAACGAAATATCTACACAGCAATGAAGTGGTTTCAATTCCCCGCAGCCCTTTTGGCGCTGGCATCTATGATGAGCAGTAAGGTGTGGGGGCTAGAAGGTACGTCTATACCGGGAACTCTCTCGCTTGGCTGGCTACTGCTTACCTTGCTGCTTGGCTTGTATGGAATAGCTACTATCGCGCTCCATAAGAGGAAAATAGCTGAACTTGCGATTGGCGCAGGGCTGGTTTACTTTTTCGTCGGTGGCATATGGTTTACCTTGTATCAGTATCAATGGACTCTCTTCCAAGCGAATCCTGCTACCCATGCTTTGAGTTCGGTTCACTTTCATTTCTCCTCGGCAATTGTTCCAATTTTTATCGGTATGCTGGGGCGAATCATGACCAAGAAAAGCTGGTATCCGTGGGTCGTTGCCATTGATATTATCGGACCGATCCTGATCGCAATCGGCATGATCTTCTCCAAACCCATCGAGTATGTCGGGGTCACATTGTTTGCTTGTAATATTGCGATTTATACGACGTATTTGCTGACCTACTTGAAGCGGAACCCATTGTACAAACAGGCAGCACTCTTTTTGATTCTGTCATGTCTTGCGTTCTATACTATTGTGGTCATTTCTATGTTCTATCCGTTACTGAAACGAAGATTGGACCTAACGATCCTTGATTTCATCCCCATTTACGGAGCGCTGCATGCGTTTGGATTTGTGTTGTGTGGATTGATCGGGTGGGTGTTCATGGTAGGCTCTATGAAGAAGCATGCACCTGTGCCAGGCGGTGGGTGA
- a CDS encoding right-handed parallel beta-helix repeat-containing protein, protein MEYHVCIDGNDRNTGTVEQPLRTISRAAARAVAGDTVIVHAGVYREWVNPANGGTAEHRIVYRSAGDGEVVITGAERITNWTSEGGQVWRTEVPNSIFSVRNPFEIELSGDWLFDGPFPVHLGDVYLDGKSLYECDIFESVRNPKVWSEAKYSQDSLLTWYAEVNATTTTIWANFGGKNPRNENVEINVRPYCFWPEKPGRSYITVSGFTLRQASPQWAPPTDYQEGLIGPHWSKGWIIENNTICESKCVGISLGTAIGTGHSQSLEQQSKGGTQREQEVILRALRAGWHKDTVGSHIIRRNVIHDCEQAGIVGHMGAVFSQIVQNRIYNIHHKRLRHGAEVAGIKLHAALDTQMSDNMIYSCYRALWLDWQAQGTRINRNVFFDNLSEDLFVEVCHGPYMVDHNLFLSPMNFRNMAQGGAFAHNLFAGRFVVRSEVTRVTPYHFPHETAMAGYSNITGGDDRYYNNVFVGDGNDNEEPVPITFFEHLPLRARDEAGTDGKTVMDGVPDDSICYLHPVGLGGYDQHPNVNDKRWWEYTQEELMELGDAAKDFFIGNAVLPVAMGGNVFVNGAVPSRHESESDAKVYKQKGMNVEIDPVMGKVSIQMDKAELLRGNAAAMRVTTDLLGKAYHANMGFEEPDGAPYQLDFDFFGVKRADEKVTAGPFELVEDGKLAFEI, encoded by the coding sequence ATGGAATATCATGTATGCATAGATGGGAATGACCGGAATACAGGAACCGTGGAGCAACCCTTGCGTACGATCTCGCGCGCTGCCGCTCGCGCCGTAGCTGGCGATACCGTTATTGTTCACGCGGGAGTGTACCGGGAATGGGTGAATCCGGCGAATGGTGGGACAGCGGAGCATCGCATTGTGTATCGCTCCGCAGGTGACGGAGAAGTGGTCATTACGGGTGCTGAACGGATTACGAATTGGACATCTGAAGGGGGTCAGGTGTGGCGCACAGAAGTGCCCAATTCTATCTTTTCCGTGCGGAATCCATTTGAGATAGAACTTAGCGGAGACTGGTTATTTGACGGGCCTTTCCCCGTTCATCTGGGTGATGTCTATCTGGATGGCAAATCATTATATGAGTGCGACATTTTTGAAAGCGTTCGCAATCCTAAGGTTTGGTCAGAAGCCAAATACTCTCAAGATTCATTATTAACATGGTATGCCGAAGTGAATGCAACAACAACCACGATCTGGGCTAATTTTGGTGGAAAAAATCCTCGGAACGAAAATGTAGAAATCAATGTACGCCCATATTGCTTTTGGCCAGAGAAGCCGGGACGCAGCTATATTACCGTCAGTGGATTTACCCTTCGACAAGCATCTCCTCAATGGGCGCCGCCAACAGACTATCAGGAAGGTTTAATTGGTCCTCATTGGAGCAAGGGCTGGATCATTGAGAACAATACCATCTGCGAATCGAAATGCGTCGGCATTAGTCTAGGTACTGCCATCGGCACGGGTCACAGCCAGTCGCTGGAGCAGCAGAGTAAGGGCGGAACGCAGCGGGAGCAGGAAGTGATTTTACGGGCATTACGCGCTGGCTGGCATAAGGATACGGTCGGCAGTCATATCATTCGTAGGAATGTGATTCACGATTGTGAACAAGCAGGCATTGTCGGTCATATGGGCGCCGTCTTCAGCCAGATTGTCCAGAATCGCATCTACAATATTCATCACAAACGACTCCGACATGGTGCGGAAGTGGCTGGTATTAAGCTGCATGCGGCATTGGATACACAAATGAGTGACAATATGATCTATAGCTGTTACCGTGCGCTTTGGCTGGATTGGCAAGCACAGGGTACGCGAATTAACCGTAATGTGTTTTTCGATAATCTGTCAGAAGACCTGTTTGTAGAAGTGTGTCACGGACCGTATATGGTCGATCATAATCTGTTTCTATCGCCGATGAATTTTAGAAATATGGCGCAGGGCGGGGCATTTGCTCATAATCTGTTTGCAGGGCGGTTTGTCGTTCGTTCTGAGGTAACGCGTGTGACGCCGTATCATTTCCCGCATGAGACAGCGATGGCAGGATACTCGAATATTACGGGTGGGGATGATCGGTACTACAATAATGTCTTTGTGGGCGATGGTAATGATAATGAGGAACCTGTGCCAATTACCTTTTTCGAGCATCTTCCGCTTAGAGCAAGGGATGAAGCGGGAACGGATGGCAAGACAGTGATGGACGGCGTGCCGGATGATTCGATTTGTTATTTGCATCCGGTGGGCTTGGGTGGATATGACCAGCATCCGAATGTAAACGATAAGCGATGGTGGGAGTATACGCAAGAGGAGTTGATGGAGCTGGGCGATGCTGCAAAGGATTTCTTTATCGGGAATGCGGTGCTTCCGGTTGCTATGGGTGGGAATGTGTTTGTGAATGGAGCGGTTCCGAGTCGGCATGAATCGGAGTCTGATGCGAAGGTGTATAAGCAGAAGGGCATGAATGTGGAGATTGATCCTGTGATGGGTAAAGTAAGCATTCAGATGGATAAGGCTGAATTGCTGAGAGGAAACGCTGCTGCTATGCGTGTTACGACGGATTTGCTTGGCAAGGCGTATCACGCGAATATGGGATTTGAGGAGCCGGATGGTGCGCCGTATCAGTTGGATTTTGACTTTTTCGGGGTGAAGAGAGCTGATGAGAAGGTGACGGCAGGGCCTTTTGAGTTGGTTGAGGATGGCAAGCTTGCATTTGAGATTTAG
- a CDS encoding NAD(P)-dependent oxidoreductase: MRIAVIGATGATGRKVVERALELGHEVVAVARRPERIAPAERLTALQADVFDATSIGQAIADTDVVISCIGPTKAYPAGTFMSKGLPNAIAANFSPGTVMSEGTQNIVEACQRNGVQRLVMQSGIGLSDGRELSISNRWLLGINRCILSKAIKDKGIAEHTVQQSNLNWIIIRPTGLSDTTATRNYIAGPAARIHLTRMLSFADCADCLVRAATNESDWDRTIVNVGR, translated from the coding sequence ATGAGAATTGCAGTGATTGGAGCGACGGGGGCAACGGGAAGGAAGGTAGTCGAGCGGGCTCTTGAATTGGGACATGAGGTTGTAGCTGTGGCTCGCCGCCCAGAAAGGATTGCTCCCGCAGAGCGACTCACTGCCCTGCAAGCAGATGTGTTTGACGCGACCAGCATAGGTCAAGCTATTGCAGATACCGATGTGGTTATCAGTTGCATAGGTCCAACAAAAGCATACCCAGCGGGTACATTCATGTCGAAAGGATTACCGAATGCCATTGCGGCAAATTTCTCACCAGGTACGGTAATGTCAGAAGGAACTCAGAATATTGTGGAGGCGTGTCAACGTAATGGAGTTCAGCGTCTTGTTATGCAAAGTGGTATTGGGTTGAGCGATGGTCGTGAGCTCAGTATCAGTAATCGATGGCTACTGGGCATAAATCGCTGTATACTCTCAAAGGCGATCAAGGATAAAGGAATTGCCGAGCATACAGTACAGCAGAGTAACCTGAACTGGATTATTATAAGACCCACTGGACTAAGTGATACGACTGCCACGCGAAACTATATCGCAGGCCCAGCAGCACGCATTCATTTAACTCGAATGCTGTCTTTCGCCGATTGTGCCGACTGCCTTGTGCGAGCGGCGACGAATGAGTCAGACTGGGACAGAACGATTGTTAATGTTGGACGATAA
- a CDS encoding TetR/AcrR family transcriptional regulator, protein MVSTIDRRVRKSQEAIKKAMTELLAEQNFDQITIQDIADKADVSRRTIYLHYTDKFDLLDKLIEEHMDELHQLCESTEDDVDYTDPNVLVVWFEYLESHALFFSAMLASTGSPFFRNRFLEFFLRELEKGSDQGLTDGVKVDIQFLGAAIVGVVEWWFKTERSLSTSFMAERVGMLLGRNVKASLPLA, encoded by the coding sequence ATGGTGTCTACGATAGATCGAAGAGTACGCAAATCTCAAGAAGCGATAAAAAAGGCAATGACCGAACTGTTGGCTGAACAAAACTTTGATCAAATCACGATACAAGATATTGCTGACAAAGCAGATGTGAGTCGAAGAACCATCTATCTTCATTACACAGACAAATTCGATCTTCTGGATAAACTAATCGAAGAACATATGGATGAACTGCACCAACTGTGCGAATCAACAGAGGATGATGTTGATTATACTGATCCCAATGTATTGGTTGTATGGTTTGAATATTTGGAGAGTCATGCTTTATTCTTCTCGGCGATGCTGGCGAGTACAGGAAGCCCCTTTTTCCGCAATCGGTTCTTGGAATTTTTCCTTCGAGAGCTAGAAAAGGGAAGCGATCAAGGATTAACGGATGGTGTAAAGGTAGATATTCAATTTCTAGGAGCTGCGATTGTAGGAGTCGTGGAATGGTGGTTCAAAACGGAGCGGTCACTTTCTACGTCCTTTATGGCGGAGCGGGTGGGAATGCTACTTGGACGGAATGTGAAAGCTAGTTTGCCACTGGCATGA
- a CDS encoding aldehyde dehydrogenase family protein: protein MTTQADQNAVNVVTVEALINGQNVTSLSQSAKENPANPTEIVGYFPVTTKEQAVEAIEAASEAFQTWKTTDIAERVTSMRKAIAKIRAAENEIVQLLSREHGKPLYDAHGEIYVSLMWMEFVCNEAAAALQGETQEHDHGKTILSYDPIGVVAAISPWNYPIALSTIKIAPALLAGNTIVLKPSPYAPLAAAKVAEIIASEFPAGVINVVHGAADVGVELTTNPHVAKIAFTGGTETAKHIIKAASDTIKDMTLELGGNDAAIFLDSFDVADERAMRRIVVSNFLTTGQICMIAKRVYVHRSIYDQFVEKYIEAANRWIRIGDPFDPDTTVGPVNNVKQRDYVLSLVEDAKQRGAKVIPLGRILDQKRFDEGYYLQPTLVLDCDVHDRIVVEEQFGPTVPILPFDDVEQVIHLHNESIYGLTSSVWGKEEDAISVARQLEAGTTMINTAAVQGLDVRFPFGGFKQSGIGREYGVEGIRTYTEQHVINVPKMLDLPYIPE from the coding sequence ATGACAACTCAAGCAGACCAGAATGCCGTTAATGTCGTTACCGTTGAAGCGCTGATCAATGGACAGAATGTAACCTCTCTTTCCCAATCAGCCAAAGAGAATCCGGCTAACCCGACTGAAATCGTGGGCTATTTCCCTGTCACGACGAAGGAACAAGCTGTTGAAGCCATCGAAGCGGCGTCAGAAGCTTTCCAAACATGGAAAACAACCGACATTGCAGAACGCGTGACCAGCATGCGCAAAGCGATTGCGAAGATCCGAGCAGCCGAGAATGAAATTGTACAGCTGCTGTCTAGAGAGCACGGCAAGCCGTTGTATGATGCGCACGGTGAAATCTATGTATCGTTGATGTGGATGGAGTTTGTTTGTAATGAAGCGGCGGCGGCTCTTCAAGGAGAAACTCAGGAGCATGATCACGGCAAAACGATTCTTTCGTACGACCCGATTGGCGTGGTGGCAGCGATTAGCCCATGGAATTATCCCATCGCGTTGTCTACGATCAAGATCGCTCCTGCCTTGCTGGCGGGTAATACGATCGTTTTGAAGCCAAGCCCGTATGCGCCGCTGGCAGCAGCGAAGGTGGCAGAGATCATCGCAAGCGAGTTCCCAGCGGGCGTGATCAATGTCGTTCATGGTGCTGCGGATGTGGGCGTAGAACTGACGACGAATCCGCATGTGGCGAAGATCGCATTTACAGGCGGCACGGAAACCGCCAAGCATATTATCAAAGCAGCTTCGGACACGATCAAAGATATGACACTTGAGCTGGGTGGTAATGATGCGGCGATCTTCCTCGACAGCTTTGACGTTGCAGACGAGCGTGCAATGCGCCGGATTGTCGTTTCCAATTTCTTGACGACAGGTCAGATCTGTATGATCGCCAAACGCGTGTATGTACATCGTTCGATCTATGATCAGTTTGTAGAAAAATATATCGAAGCGGCGAATCGCTGGATTCGCATCGGTGATCCGTTTGACCCCGATACGACGGTAGGTCCAGTCAATAACGTGAAGCAGAGAGATTACGTGCTGAGTCTGGTCGAAGACGCGAAGCAGCGCGGAGCGAAGGTTATCCCGCTTGGTCGTATTTTGGATCAAAAGCGGTTTGACGAGGGATACTATCTGCAACCGACGCTCGTTCTGGATTGTGATGTGCATGATCGGATCGTGGTAGAGGAGCAGTTCGGTCCTACGGTTCCGATTCTGCCGTTCGATGATGTAGAGCAGGTCATTCATCTGCACAATGAAAGCATCTACGGCTTGACCAGCTCGGTGTGGGGCAAGGAAGAGGATGCAATCTCTGTGGCGCGTCAGCTCGAAGCTGGAACGACGATGATTAATACGGCTGCTGTGCAGGGGCTGGACGTTCGTTTCCCATTTGGCGGCTTCAAGCAGTCTGGGATTGGTCGTGAGTATGGTGTAGAAGGTATTCGCACGTATACGGAGCAGCATGTGATTAATGTGCCGAAGATGCTGGATCTGCCTTATATTCCTGAGTAA
- a CDS encoding 5-methyltetrahydropteroyltriglutamate--homocysteine S-methyltransferase, producing MIPFRHDHVGSFLRPGNLSQARQQYKAGSITQEELRAVEDQEIIRIIEKQKENGVLAVTDGELRRSWWHFDFLGGLDGVELYEQIDGPQFHNMQTRKGGIRVVGKVDFSTHPFVEDFKFVKQHAGDVVAKQTIPSPNMLLYRLENGANIYTDREQFLQDTIAAYQKAIQAFYDAGCRYLQLDDTAWADLFSEAGHDKIRAKGLEPAEELKTMQRMINETLAHKPADLVVTMHICRGNYKSNYFSTGGYDYASEVIFGGLDVDGLFLEFDDERSGSFDSLKHVNRKDLKIVLGLLTSKTGELEDKEQIKARIAEAATYVPLEQLCLSPQCGFSSTEEGNILTEDQQWRKLRYVKEIADEVWT from the coding sequence ATGATTCCCTTTCGACACGACCATGTAGGTAGCTTTTTACGTCCTGGCAACTTGAGTCAGGCACGTCAACAATATAAAGCAGGTAGCATCACACAAGAAGAATTAAGAGCTGTAGAAGATCAAGAGATTATCCGTATCATTGAAAAGCAAAAGGAAAACGGCGTGCTTGCTGTTACAGATGGCGAGTTGCGCAGAAGCTGGTGGCATTTTGATTTCTTGGGCGGTCTGGACGGCGTAGAGCTGTATGAACAAATCGATGGACCACAATTTCATAATATGCAAACGCGCAAAGGCGGGATTCGCGTTGTAGGCAAAGTTGATTTCTCCACGCATCCGTTCGTAGAGGACTTCAAATTCGTTAAACAGCATGCAGGTGACGTCGTAGCCAAGCAGACGATTCCAAGCCCGAATATGCTGCTGTATCGCTTGGAGAATGGTGCCAATATCTATACAGATCGTGAGCAATTCCTTCAGGACACCATCGCAGCGTATCAAAAAGCAATCCAAGCGTTCTATGATGCGGGATGCCGATACCTGCAACTAGATGATACCGCTTGGGCAGACCTCTTCTCGGAAGCGGGTCACGATAAGATACGTGCCAAAGGATTGGAGCCAGCGGAAGAGCTGAAAACGATGCAGCGTATGATTAACGAGACATTGGCGCATAAGCCAGCGGATCTGGTAGTAACGATGCATATTTGCCGCGGTAACTACAAATCGAATTATTTCTCGACGGGCGGCTATGATTATGCTTCTGAGGTGATCTTTGGCGGCTTGGATGTAGACGGGTTATTTTTGGAGTTTGACGACGAGCGCTCTGGCAGCTTCGATTCCTTAAAACATGTGAATCGCAAAGATCTAAAAATCGTACTCGGTCTGCTCACATCCAAAACTGGCGAGTTGGAAGATAAAGAGCAAATCAAAGCGCGGATTGCCGAAGCGGCTACGTATGTGCCTCTGGAGCAGCTTTGCTTGAGCCCGCAGTGTGGATTTTCGTCGACGGAAGAGGGAAATATTTTAACCGAAGACCAACAATGGCGTAAGCTGCGTTACGTGAAGGAAATTGCCGACGAAGTGTGGACGTAA